The genomic window AGCAGACCAGCCTTGAACCGTGCGACGTGGAGCTGTTCAAAGACCTCCGGAATGTCTTCGAGGGGGAATAGCGGGATGCCGATGTTCTTCATGAGCTATGCGCGGGTTCCTGCTCCCCGGCACCGGGATGCCTCACAGGATCCCAACCGTCTGGTTTTCCAGTTCTTCGACGAACTGTGCGGGAAAGTGGCACGTCACGCGAGAGTGTCACGGGAGGAGGCCGGTTTCGTCGAGCGGCCCGGGACGCCGGGGGAGAAGTCGATCAAGGCGCTTCTGGGCTGCCGGGTCTTCGTTCCGCTGTACTCGAAGCGGTACTTCAGCAATCCCCAGTGCGGGCGCCAGTGGACCGCTGTCACCCAGGGAGCGTCTCAAGGGGTTCGGCCGAGCATCGTTCCGGTGCTGTGGACGCCGTATTCACCCACGTCGCTGCCCAAGAAGGTCAAGGAGCAGTACCCCGAGGTGCCGGAAGGCATCGGTGAAGCGGCCGAGAACTACGCCTCCATGGGACTGCACCGGCTGCTCGACCAGCTGCTCGACCTGACCGAACGGCCGGATCCGGACGACGAGCACGCGGCGGCCCAGCTCTCCCCCCAGGTGGCCCAGGTCACGGACTGGCTCGCCAAGCGCATCGTCGAGCAGGCGGCCGCCGTGCCCAGGCAGCCGCGGGTGCCCACCGGCGGCGGCAGGGCGACGGAGCCCACGACTCTGGCCGGCCTGGACGACGCCTTCGCCGATCCGCCCTTCGCCTCCCCGCTGCACATCACCGTGCTCGCCCCGACCGAGGAACAGTTGCCGGTAGGCCGGGACAACGCCCGCTACGGTCCACGCGTCGACGACTGGCGGCCCTACGGCCAGGCGGTGGGACCCCTGGTCGAGCAGATGGAGGCCCTGGCCCGCAACCTCGGCTTCGAGCCCACCGTGCTGCCCTTCCACAAGACCCAGGCGGAGCTGCGGGACACGGAGGTCCCGACGGCCCCCTGGATCCTGGTGGTGGACCCCTGGGCGCTGGAGAATCCCCAAATGGCCAGTCAGGCAAGGGAGTTCGACAGAGCCCGGCGTCCGTGGACGGCGGTGCTGAGTACTCTGGCGGGGGACGATCTGCAGACCAAGGAGCAGTCCGACCGGCTGCGCGGGCTGCTGGCGACGCACTTCCCCCGCTTCCTCAGCGAGGGCCGGGCGGGAGAGCAGGAAGCGGTGAGCGGTCTGGCCGGGGCGGATGTCTTCACCCGCTGGTTCAGCGAACTGGCTGAAGCAACCAAGATCCGCTATCTGCGGTACATTCATTCGCAATTATCCCGGAGCGGAGCTGGCGTCCGGGATGTTCCGGAATCCGGTGCGGACCTGCCCCGACGGCCCGACGCCGGCAGGGACAACGGGGTACCGAGCGACGGACGTCGCGTGGAGGGCAGGCCATGACCGGCGAGGACGCGCGCAGGATCATCACGTTCTACTCGTACAAGGGCGGTACGGGAAGGACGATGGCGCTCGCCAACACGGCGTGGATCTTGGCCTCCTCGGGCAATCGCGTCCTGGTGGTCGACTGGGACCTCGACGCTCCGGGTCTGGACCGCTTCCTGCACCCCTTCCTGAGTGAGAAGCAGCTGCGCCAAACGCCTGGAGTGCTCGAACTGGTCAGCCGTTCGACCCAGTTCGTGCTCTCGGCGCAGGGCGGGGGTGAGTCCACCACGCATCGCATGGAGCCGGGTTCCGAATACACGGGTGCGGTCGACCTGGGGGCGTCCGACGGAATCACCCTCAACAGGTGCCTCATCCAGGTCGATTGGGACTTCCCCGAAGGCGGTCAGCTCTACTACCTCCCGGCGGGAACGAAGAACAAGGGTTACCTCGCGGCGTTCTCCCAGTTCGACTGGAAGGAGTTCATGGAGGGACCGCTGGCCACCCGGTTCCTGGAGGGACTCAAGCGCGAGTTCCTCGAGAACTTCGACTACGTCCTCATCGACAGCCGTACCGGCCTCAACGACATCTCCGACATCTGCACCGTCAACCTGCCGCAGGCCGTGGTCACCTGCTTCACCCCGAGCAGCCAGAGCATCGAGGGCGCGGCCGGTGTCGCCGAGCGTATCGACGGGATGCTGTACGGCAACCGGGACATCCGGCTCCTGCCCGTCCCCATGCGGGTGGAGAACGCCGAGGCCGACCGGCTGGACGCCGCCCGGGGCCAGATCCAGTACCGCTTCGACCGGATCGTGCGCAAGCACATCCCCGAACGGGACCCGGAGGACTACTGGCGCAGTGTCGAGATCCCCTACGTGCCCATCTACTCGTACGAGGAGACGCTCGCCCCGTTCCGTGAACAGCCCGGGGACCCCAAGAGCCTGCTGTCCGCCTACGAGAGACTCGCCGATGTCATCACGGACGGCCAGGTCGACTCGATGCCGCGCATCGACGAGCCGCTGCGCCGCAAGACCCTGGAGCGGTACACCCGCCACCGGCCGCCGAGCATCTCCGACGTGTACGTCAGCTTCGTCCCCCAGGACAGGAGCTGGGCCAACTGGGCGGGCGCGGTCCTGGAACAGGCGGGATTCAAGGTCCATCTGTCGCAGGAGGCCACGACCGAGGGCGCGCTGGTGCGCGACGAGATCGAGCGCGGTGTCGAGTCGGCCTCGCACACCCTGATCATCTTCTCCCAGGCCTACCGCAGATCGGCGCGGTTCCGTACGACCTGGGAAGCGGTCTACGCGGAGAGCGACCGGCGCGCGCACCAACTGGTCTCGATGAAAGTGGACGATCAGGTGTCGGTGGAGGCGCCCTTCACGGAACAGCTCGCCGACATGACCCGCTGCGGCAGCGGCGAAGAGGGGCGTGACGCCCTGTTGACCTGGTTCGGTCGGAGCGCGGAGTCCCTGGGGCACAGTCACTTCACCGGGGGCGAGCAGAAACTGCCCCGCTTCCCGAAGACCCAGCCCCTGGTCTTCGGCGTCCCGCTGCGAACGTCGTCCTTCACCGGCCGTACAGAACTGCTGGAGGGCATCCGGGAGAGGCTGTGGCAGGAGGACACCCGGGCTCTCGTACTCAAGGGCATGGGCGGCGTCGGGAAGACCCTGCTGGCCCAGGAGTTCGCGTACCGCTACAGGAGCGACTACGACGTCGTCTGGAACATCGAGGCCGAGCAGAAGATCCTGGCCATCGAGCAGTACGCGAGGCTGGCGGAGCCACTCGGGCTGCCGGAGCGGCCGAATCCGACCGCCACGGCCGAGACCGTGCACGAGGTGCTCAACAGTGGTGAGCGCTATGACAGTTGGCTGCTGATCCTGGACAACGTCCCGGAACCCGGACACCTCCCCGAGTTCATGATGGACGGCAGACGCGGCCACATCATCGTCACCAGCCAGCGTGCCGAGGGCTGGGGACGTTTCGTGGACACCGTCGAGGTCCCCGTCTTCCAACGGAACGAGAGCATCGACCACCTGGACAGCCGACTGCCCGACGCCGTCTGGACAGAGGCCGACCAGATCGCGGAGGCCCTGGGCGACCTGCCGATCGCGATCGAGCGGGCCGCGGCCTACATCGAGCAGACCAGGGCTGACGTCCGTGACTACATCGAGCAGCTCCAGCCCCACGCCACCGGCGCCCCGGCCGACAACACCGTCGGGGAAGTCGTCAAGCACACCTGGGAGTTCGCGCTCGGGCAACTGAGGGAGAACTTCCCGGCGGCGGTGCAACTCCTGCAGATCTGCTCGTACTACAGTCCCGAGCCGATCTCGATGGACCTGCTGGAGGGTTTCGAGGTCTCCCGGGCGCTGGGCGGCGTGCGCACGGTCTCCCGCGCGTACAAGGAGCTGAGCAAGTTCTCGCTGGTCACTGTGGACCGCAAGGCCCGGACCATCACGGTGCACCGGATGATGCAGGTCGCCATGCGGGGGGAGATGACCGAAGCGGAGCGTGAGACGGCGCAGCGGATCGTCTATCGCTCGCTGGTCGCCGCCAGGCCCAGCGGGGACGACCCCGAGAACCCCAACACCTGGGAGAAGTACCGCATCATCTGGCCGCATCTCGGTACGCCGTGGGCCAAGACCACTCCCGACGAAGGCATCAGAGAACTCTTCGTGGACCGGGTGCGCCAGCTGCGCCGCCGGGGCGAACTCAACCAGGCCATGGAATACAGCGCACAGTGCGTGGCCGACTGGTCCGAAGAGGGTTCCCCGGACGAACGCTGGACGCTCCACATGCGCTTCCAGATCGCCAACATCATGCGTGCCCAGGGCAAGTACGAGGAGTCGCTCGACCTGGACCAGGAGGTCCTGGAGCGACAACGCGCCGTGCTCGACGACGAGGACGACCAGCACATCCTCATGACCACCAGTAGCGTCGCCGCCGACCTGCGGGGGCTGGGGCGGCTGTCGGAGGCTCTGCGCTACGACGAGGAGACGTACAGGAAGTACGGGGAGATCTACGGCGAGGACCATGCGCGGACCCTCAGCGCGGCCAACAACCTCGCGGTGGCCCTACGCCTCTCCGGTGAGTACGACAAGGCCCGCGACCTCGACCGCAGGACGCTGGAACTGCGTGAGGCGATCCAGCTCCACGACCACCCCCTGACCATCGAGTCGGCGGTGAACCTGGGCCGCGATCTGCGCGACTGCGGGGACTACGAGGAATCCATCACGCTGCTGCAGCGCGCCTACGAGCGCTGTCTGCGCAATCCTCGCCTCACCCAGGGCTCGCCGACCGTGCTGAACACGGCCAAGGGCCTGGCCGGTTCCCTGCGCAGGGCGGGCCGGGCGGCGGAGGCCGAGGATCTCGTGCGCCATGTGCTGAGGAGCACACCCACACCCGACGGAGAGAAGTCCTCCTCGGAACAGCTGCTGTTGGAGATGAGCCTCGCCGGCGACATCGCCGCCCAGGGACGGCGCGAAGAGGGGCTGGACCTGATCCGCAGGGTGCACAGGGACCTGACGGACAGTCTGGGGGAAGGCCACTCCCAGACGGTGGCCTGCTCCGTCAACCAGGCGGTCCTGCTGCTCCACGACATCGGATCCATTCACCCGGAAGCGGCGGCCGAGGCATACGAGTTGTTGCGCCACGCCGAGGAGAAGTTCTCCAAGCTCAATGGTGAGCACCACCCCTATGTGCTCATCTGCCGTGCGAACCTGGCCGTGTCGGAGGCGGCGCTCGGCAAGTGGGAGGACGCCCGTAGGACCAGCTTCGGGGCGTACGAACTGCTCAAAGAGGTCCTTGAGCCCCTTCACCCGTCGACGCTGACCTGCGCGGGGAACCACGCCGTCATCCTGAGCCGGCTGGGCCGCGGCGACGAGTCGCGCACCCAGCACCATGACACGCTGGCCGCGCTGAGCAAGCGCATCGGCAGGGCGCACCCCCGGGTGGTGGCCCTGCAGACGTGGAACCTCAGCTGCCTCGACCTGGAGCCGCACCCCATCTAGTCGTGACGAGTCGGGGTGTGGGGCCGCTGCCGGCAGCGGCCGCACACCCCAACGCAGTTGTCAGGCGGCCTCGTCGCGAACCCAGGCGAGAACCTGGGGTAGGGCGGGCAGCGCCGCGAAGTGGGCTGCGGAGGGCTGCAGCACGGCCTTGGCCGAGGGCATTTTCTTGGCCAGCCAGTGGAAATGGGCGACAGGGGCGAAGATGTCGCGTTCGCCGTGCCAGAGCATCACGGGCACCGAATCGTCGATCTGCTTGAGGTCGAACCCCCAGTGCGAGCGGAACGCCACCAGGTCGTCCACCCAGCCCATCGGGGCGCGCGGATCGTCCGCCGCGCCCTGCTCGGCCTCGCCCACCGCGGAAAGGTAGTTCCTGAGGAGGTGCTGGCGAATCCCGGCGTCCTCGACGATCACCCGGTCCACGTTCGGCATCTCCTCCCGGAGGGACGCGAGGAACACGGTGGGGTCGCGCCGGATGGTCTCGGCGTTGCGGGCGAGCAGCGCGCCCAGCTCGGTCACATCGGGTGCGTGGGCGTCGAGCAGATCGTAGGTGGACACATTGGAGTCGGACATCCCGCCGTGCCAGTCGAGTCCGTCGTCCTCGGCATCCGGTGGGGCGAGCGAGACCAACGCGGCGACACTCGCCACCTGGCTGCCGATGTTGCGCGCGGCACAGGCCAGGGCGTGCGGTGCGCCGCCTGATCTGCCCACCACGGAGTACTTCTTGACATCCAGGTCCTGGGCGATGGCGTCGACGTCCTCGGCGGCGTCGACGACCGTGCGTTTCTCGTGGCGGTCGGAGCCGCCGTACCCCGGTCGGTCGTAGGCGATGAGCCGCACGCCGAGCTTGTGCAGGTCGAAGGTGCGCAGTCGGGGCCCGAGTCGGCTTCCGGGAGTTCCGTGCAGCAGAAACACCGGGTGTGCGTCCGGATCGCCCCAGGTCTCATAGGCGATCGTCCGTCCGCCGGACGGCGTCTTCACTGTCTTAACCACCCGATGCCCTCCCGTGCCAGCGGCTGTGGAGTGAAGCGCGGGACCTCCCAGCATTACGCATGGGAAGCCCCGCTCCTAGTAGCTGCTCAGCCGTTCTGGCTTCATATGGCAAGAATTGGGTAAACGTGGGCCGCTCGGCTGTTCACGCCCAAAGGTAGTGCACCGAGCCACTGGTCGCCGGACGAGGGGGGAATTCATGGTGACCGAGTGAGTCATGGGGTATCCACCTCATCGCACTCTCATGGCCCGTTCCGCTCCGTCGCGATGCCCGGCACCTGGGTGAAGGCGCGACCACCCGTATGGAGCAGTACGGACGCTGACGTTCCGGAAGTGGTGTGTCTCACGCTCCGCGGGCCGGTTCGGGGCGGTGTACGCCACGTGGCCGATAGCCCAGCAGGTCGGAGCGGCCCAGCAGATCGGCCAGCAGCCAGACGATGGCCAGCCACATCTCCGTTCCTTGCAGCCCCGGCTCCGTGCCCGGCCCGAACCCGAAGCCTTTCCCGTCCTGCCAGCGGGTCAGGGCGGCGCTGAGCTGCTGTTCGGCCCAACCGCGAATCTCGGCCGAGCGATAGCCGTCACCGCTTCCGTCTCTGCCGCCCGACTGCCGTGTGGACAGCCACAACGGGTGGGCGACGTCCAGGACGTTGCAGGCGTTCTCCCGGCCCGCCCCGAAGTGGCGGGTGTCCCGGGAGTGGTCGAGGACCGCGTCCACGACCCGTTCCGGATGCGGGACGGGTACCCCGAACTGGGCGAAGGAACCGCGCGTGAGCCGGTAGTAGCCATTCACCACCTGGAGGCGTCCGTCGGTCGCCGACGGGCTGCCCCACATGCCGGTCCAGGGATCGGCCCGGGTGAGGAGCCAGCCGAAGAGGGCTTCGAGGGTGCCCGGGGTGAGGCCGCCGCTGTCCGGGTGCCGCAGGTTCCAGTGGGCGGCTGTGGCCCAGGCGTCGATCCAGGCACCGGCGCCCCACGCGCCGTCCCGCCAGGGCAACTCCTCCAGTCGGGCGAGGAGTTGACCAGCCGTCATATCGCTTATGGCAT from Streptomyces sp. DSM 40750 includes these protein-coding regions:
- the fsxC gene encoding FxsC protein — its product is MPMFFMSYARVPAPRHRDASQDPNRLVFQFFDELCGKVARHARVSREEAGFVERPGTPGEKSIKALLGCRVFVPLYSKRYFSNPQCGRQWTAVTQGASQGVRPSIVPVLWTPYSPTSLPKKVKEQYPEVPEGIGEAAENYASMGLHRLLDQLLDLTERPDPDDEHAAAQLSPQVAQVTDWLAKRIVEQAAAVPRQPRVPTGGGRATEPTTLAGLDDAFADPPFASPLHITVLAPTEEQLPVGRDNARYGPRVDDWRPYGQAVGPLVEQMEALARNLGFEPTVLPFHKTQAELRDTEVPTAPWILVVDPWALENPQMASQAREFDRARRPWTAVLSTLAGDDLQTKEQSDRLRGLLATHFPRFLSEGRAGEQEAVSGLAGADVFTRWFSELAEATKIRYLRYIHSQLSRSGAGVRDVPESGADLPRRPDAGRDNGVPSDGRRVEGRP
- the fxsT gene encoding FxSxx-COOH system tetratricopeptide repeat protein; this encodes MTGEDARRIITFYSYKGGTGRTMALANTAWILASSGNRVLVVDWDLDAPGLDRFLHPFLSEKQLRQTPGVLELVSRSTQFVLSAQGGGESTTHRMEPGSEYTGAVDLGASDGITLNRCLIQVDWDFPEGGQLYYLPAGTKNKGYLAAFSQFDWKEFMEGPLATRFLEGLKREFLENFDYVLIDSRTGLNDISDICTVNLPQAVVTCFTPSSQSIEGAAGVAERIDGMLYGNRDIRLLPVPMRVENAEADRLDAARGQIQYRFDRIVRKHIPERDPEDYWRSVEIPYVPIYSYEETLAPFREQPGDPKSLLSAYERLADVITDGQVDSMPRIDEPLRRKTLERYTRHRPPSISDVYVSFVPQDRSWANWAGAVLEQAGFKVHLSQEATTEGALVRDEIERGVESASHTLIIFSQAYRRSARFRTTWEAVYAESDRRAHQLVSMKVDDQVSVEAPFTEQLADMTRCGSGEEGRDALLTWFGRSAESLGHSHFTGGEQKLPRFPKTQPLVFGVPLRTSSFTGRTELLEGIRERLWQEDTRALVLKGMGGVGKTLLAQEFAYRYRSDYDVVWNIEAEQKILAIEQYARLAEPLGLPERPNPTATAETVHEVLNSGERYDSWLLILDNVPEPGHLPEFMMDGRRGHIIVTSQRAEGWGRFVDTVEVPVFQRNESIDHLDSRLPDAVWTEADQIAEALGDLPIAIERAAAYIEQTRADVRDYIEQLQPHATGAPADNTVGEVVKHTWEFALGQLRENFPAAVQLLQICSYYSPEPISMDLLEGFEVSRALGGVRTVSRAYKELSKFSLVTVDRKARTITVHRMMQVAMRGEMTEAERETAQRIVYRSLVAARPSGDDPENPNTWEKYRIIWPHLGTPWAKTTPDEGIRELFVDRVRQLRRRGELNQAMEYSAQCVADWSEEGSPDERWTLHMRFQIANIMRAQGKYEESLDLDQEVLERQRAVLDDEDDQHILMTTSSVAADLRGLGRLSEALRYDEETYRKYGEIYGEDHARTLSAANNLAVALRLSGEYDKARDLDRRTLELREAIQLHDHPLTIESAVNLGRDLRDCGDYEESITLLQRAYERCLRNPRLTQGSPTVLNTAKGLAGSLRRAGRAAEAEDLVRHVLRSTPTPDGEKSSSEQLLLEMSLAGDIAAQGRREEGLDLIRRVHRDLTDSLGEGHSQTVACSVNQAVLLLHDIGSIHPEAAAEAYELLRHAEEKFSKLNGEHHPYVLICRANLAVSEAALGKWEDARRTSFGAYELLKEVLEPLHPSTLTCAGNHAVILSRLGRGDESRTQHHDTLAALSKRIGRAHPRVVALQTWNLSCLDLEPHPI
- a CDS encoding alpha/beta fold hydrolase gives rise to the protein MVKTVKTPSGGRTIAYETWGDPDAHPVFLLHGTPGSRLGPRLRTFDLHKLGVRLIAYDRPGYGGSDRHEKRTVVDAAEDVDAIAQDLDVKKYSVVGRSGGAPHALACAARNIGSQVASVAALVSLAPPDAEDDGLDWHGGMSDSNVSTYDLLDAHAPDVTELGALLARNAETIRRDPTVFLASLREEMPNVDRVIVEDAGIRQHLLRNYLSAVGEAEQGAADDPRAPMGWVDDLVAFRSHWGFDLKQIDDSVPVMLWHGERDIFAPVAHFHWLAKKMPSAKAVLQPSAAHFAALPALPQVLAWVRDEAA